DNA sequence from the Lysinibacillus sp. OF-1 genome:
CGACTCAGAACCTTTTGTCTAACTTCCTCTACATCAATGGGTTTATTGATAATTTCAAATAACGCTGTCGTCATGATTCTCTCCTCATTTCCTTCCATAAAAACTCCATATATTGCGCTTCTTCATGTATCGAAAAGGCTGGGACAGTGGGTGAGGAATCCAGTGGATAACTTGGCCAATAGAGCACACAAATGATCTGAGATACTTGCTGTAATAAAGCTTGATCCTGTGCAGTTCGTACAAGCACAACCTTCGGATAATGTTCATTTTTATACCCTTCAACCAGAATGATATCCATTGGAAGGGACGCATAAAGCGCAAGTATTTGAGACAGTTGCCAGCTATTTTGCTGAATACTCATACGTAAAGTACCCTCCCCCTCCACTGCTGTGACACTCGCACCTGCCAGCTCATGTCGACTACTATCCTTCGAAGCTTCTATCATCGGCACACCACCGTGACCATGATGTTTGATGGTTCCTACTCTTAACCCTTCCGTTGTCGCTCTCTTAATCAATTGCTCCATCAATGTCGTCTTACCACTATTTTGATAGCCAACTATCTGTAAGATTTTTCGATGTTGTCCCAAGGCCACTCACTTCCTTGCAAATCTTCTAACAATAAGACCGTTACTGACATGCCTTTTTCATAGCCACGCGAGCCACCTGGTAAGACGATGAACGCATTAGCTGATGCTAAAGAGGAAACTGCACTCGACTTATCAAAACCAGATGGCACAGCCACTAACTGACCTTTTTCATAATAAGCATGTGCTCTTACAAAGCGTGTAAATGGATTAGCCTTTGTGAAATCCTTACCTAAAATAGCTTGCTCTCTACGTAAATGGGGCTGTGAATTACTGTAGGCAGTGCGAATAATCGGACGTACAAAAAGCTCAAAGCCAACATAGCAAGCTGAAGGATTTCCAGAAAGTCCAAATAATAATTGTCCCTCTCGAGCAGCTACTGTAGTCACACTACCTGGGCGCATTGCCACTTTGTTAAACAATACCTTTGCATTTATCGCTTCGTAAATGGCTGGTAAGTAATCGTAATCCCCTACGGAAACGCCACCCGTTGTAATTAACATATCAACTTCCTGTAAAGCTTTTTCAACATTCTCAATACATAATTCAAGATCATCGCTAAACTTGCCAAAATATTTAACTTCTGCTCCAGCGCGCTCAATTTGAGCCATCATCATATACGCATTACTATTGCGAATTTTGCCTGGCTGTAAAGGTTCACCGGGATCTAGTAATTCGCTACCAGTGGCCATCACACCAATGACTGTTTTACGAAAAACAGGTACTTGTTCATAACCAAAAGTAGCGAGTAAGGCCATCACCCCTGGATTAATATATTGACCTTTTTCAATGAGAACAGCGCCTTGCTGCACATCTTCCCCTTTATACGAAATATTGGTCCCCGCTTCAAAATTCCGTTTAATCGACATACACATTTGTTGATTTTCTTCGAAAGTATGGGTTAATTCTAGCATGACTACTGCATCACACCCTTGTGGGATTGGCGCACCTGTCATAATGCGGACAGCTTGTCTATGACCAACTACTTCGTCATAGACATAGCCTGCGCCAATTTCCCCCACAACCTGAAAGCGGACTGGATGTTCTGAGGAGGCTTCTTTACTATCAATGGAGCGAATAGCGTAACCATCATAAGGAGAACGATCAAATGCGGGCACATCATGATCAGCTCGAACAGCTTCTGCTATAAAACGTCCATGGGCCTGTGTTAATGGTACAAGCTCTTTTTTTGCTGGGAAGGCATAGTCCATTACACGATGAACCGCTTCTGCCACAGGGATTGGTTGTCTTTTTTCTATCATTTGGCACACTCCTTTATCCTAATAAACGATAATAAATGCTTTTCGCTTTTTCTATATTTTGTATACCATGTATCACTACGCGCCCATCCTGGAAAATCACAATTCGGTAATCATCAGCTTGGCAGGAAAGCAAATAAGGATTTACCTGAATTTCACCATAGGGACGAAGCTGATTTGCCAACTGCTCGAACGAATAGTGAATTGGCTTCGGAGGGCGTATTTGTACTGCGTCTCGTCCACAAAGTATCTGTAATTTAGTTTGATTTTCATAGGATAAATAAGGGTATGTTGGTTGATTGCCACAAGATGGACAATCAGCTTGCCGTATTTTTTCCACATTGATTTCATAGTGTTGATTTTGCCAAACATCAAACGTTAAATAGCTTTTTCGCAAGGCTTTCTCATCACCAACGAGCAATTTTAAAACCTCTGCCACTTGATAAGCTGCAACGATTTGAACTGTTGGGCTAATAATACCTACCGTATCACAAGTCATTCCTGTATGTGGCATGACATGTAACAAGCAATGCAAACATGGTGTTTTGCCTGGTACAATCGTATAGGTCGCACCATAACTACCAACGCAAGAACCATATACCCAGGGAATACGAGACTTTTGTGCAAGGTCATTCATGAGAAAACGGACATCAAAATTATCGGTTGCATCGACCATCACATCGACATCTTCTAATAATGGCAGCAAGGACTCTGTACAAGCGTCCATAATAGCAGTATTGATTTCTATCTCTGAGTTGATGCTGTGAAGTCTTGTTTTAGCTGCGATGACTTTTGGCATTTTTTCTTGTGCATCTAGCTCTGTATATAATTGCTGTCTTTGTAAATTACTCCACTCTACGTAATCACGATCAATGAGGGTCAGCTTGCCAATACCAGCGCGCACAAGTGCTTCTGCGCTAGCACTCCCTAATGCACCTACACCAATGATTAGGACGTGTTTTTGTTGAATGGACTGCTGCCCTGTTTGTCCGATGGGATGAAATAATTGTTGTCTAGAATATCTATTTTGCATAAGTATGAGGCCTTTCTTTCTTTGAATTTTCGTTTGACCTTTTCATTTATAGCATTATAATAAAAGCAATGTTTTTCAGCAAAATACGTTTGAAGGAGGTCTTTTACTGTGCATCCCACACATCAACAGCAACTAATCCAAGTAGCTGTTTTAACGGTCAGTGATACACGCACTAAAGCAGATGATCATGCTGGTCAGCGCATTCAATCCTTACTTCAAGAAGCTACATTTGAAGTAGTCGACTACCAGCTAACAAAGGATGAACCACTGGATATTGCCAATCATATCAAGAAATGGTGCAGTGATCACACAATCAATACCATTATCGTCACGGGTGGAACAGGATTTACACCAAGAGACCAAACCTACGACACCATTCTGCCTCTTTTTGAAAAAGAAATGATGGGGTTTGGTGAATTATTTCGAACTCTCAGCTATGAAGAAATTGGCCCAAAAGCAATGTTTAGTCGAGCCACTGCTGGAAGCCGTCAGCAAACCGCTATTTATGTTTTACCAGGTTCTACAAATGCGGTGACATTGGCTATGATGAAGCTCATTCTTCCTACTGTCCAACATTTTGTCGGTGAGTTGAATCGCCTATGAAAATTGCTGGAGTTGTATTAGCTGGTGGTCAATCCTCTCGCTATGGTCAGCCTAAAATGTTTGAGCTGTTTGCTGGGCAGGCTTTATATAAACATAGTCTCACAGCCTTGCAAAAAAATCGGCTAGATCCTATCATTATTGCTACGAACGCGCACTTACAACATCAATTTGGGCAGGAAAACGTCCAATGGATCATCGAAAAGCAGCCACATCAAGGCCCACTTTTTGCTTTGCATTCTATCATGACAGCCTACCCTGATGTGGAATGGTTTTTTGTCGTAGCGAGCGATATGCCTTATATGAATGCCAATTTTATCAAAAAAATAGTAGGGCTGATTGATGACGCCTATGATGCTATTGTTCCTACGCAAGCGCTACGGGATCAACCATTGGCGGCATTATATCGACGTACAGCTTTACCAAGGGCAAAGCAATTAACGGAACAAAACAAGCGAAGTATGAAAGTGCTGTTAGAGCAAATTCGTGTTTGCTACGTTCCTTTTGATGACAATAGCCCAACATTTGTCAATATCAACGCACAACAAGATTGGTCACAAACGACTAAAAAGGAGTTTAACGATGAATAATTTTACACATTGGAACGAAGAAGGTCGTCCTAAAATGGTCGATATATCTGCAAAAGAAATCACGACACGTACAGCTATTGCTCGCAGTACGATTATTTTATCGGATGCAGTCTATGAAGCCATCCAACAAGGTGGCATTAAAAAAGGTGATCCGACGCAAGTTGCTCAAATTGCAGGGATTATGGGTGCTAAAAAAACGGCCGATATCATTCCTATGTGCCACCCTATCATGCTACAGGGCACAGATTTCCAGTTTGACTATGAAAAGGCGGAGAATGGCTATGAGCTCCATATTCAAGCCACTGTCAAATGTAGTGGGAAAACTGGTGTTGAAATGGAAGCCCTTACTGCTGTGTCGATTGCTGCCTTAACTTTTTATGATATGTGCAAAGCCGTTGATAAAACAATGGTCATTAAAGAAACCTATCTTGTTGAAAAAACAGGTGGAAAAAGTGGCACCTTTGTGCATAAATAAACAGAAAAATTCGGCATCGTTTTGCCGATTTTTTCTGTTTTTTTACACACTACCCCCCAATGTGAGACATTTCAATTTTTGAATTTTTCCTTTTTGCCATTGTTTGTTCATTGCGTTCATCTGAATAACGATCATTTCTTGTTTCCCAAACGTTCGTAATACATTTGATGATGGCTGCATCATCTTGCCCTGATCGTAACAGTTCTCTTAAATCAGTGCCTTCAGTTGCAAATAAACAAGTGTATAATGATCCTTCTGCTGAGAGACGAGCACGGGAGCAATTGGAGCAGAAAGAATCTGTCACAGACGAAATCACACCAACCTCACCTTGTGCATCTTGATATTGAAAGCGCGTTGCCACTTCCCCCCTGTAATTTGGAGCCACTGGCTGTAATGGAGAAAACTGATGGATATGCTCAATGATATCTTTTTTGGACACCACATCATCTAAACGCCAACCGTTCGAATTCCCTACATCCATATATTCAATAAAGCGTAAAATATGCTGTTTTTCTTTAAAAAATTGAGCCATTGTAACAATGTCTTGGTCATTCTTGCCTTTTTGAACAACCATATTAATTTTTACTTGTAAACCCGCTTCTGCTGCCTTTTCAATTCCCTCTAACACCGGCAATACCTTGCCCCGATGACCATTCATCTCGAAAAAACGTTCTTCATCAAGTGAATCTAGACTAACTGAGACTCGAGATAAGCCTGCTTGTGCCAATGGCTGTGCATATTTTTTTAATAAAGAGCCATTGGTTGTTAAAGCAATATCTTCTACACCCTCTATATGGTGAATACGGGCAATTAATTCGGGCAAATCACGACGTAGCAATGGCTCGCCGCCCGTAATTCGCACCTTTTTCACGCCTAATGAAACAAAGATTTTTACTAATCGTTCTATCTCATCAAAATTTAATATTTTATCAGACGGTAAAAATGCATAATCTGGACCAAATACCTCAGCTGGCATACAATAGCGGCAACGAAAATTACAGCGATCTGTTACGGATATTCTTAAATCTCTTAACGGTCTGTGTAATTGGTCTTGTAGATTCGTCATTTAATCTCCTTCTTTCAGTACATTCTGAGCTGGTAATAGGATGCGGTGTGGATGTGTATAAATATTCAATGAATGCTGTCGGATAAAGCCTACCGTCGTAATGCCAAGCTGCTCAGCCAATTGCAAGGCTAATTCAGTTGGAGCTGATTTAGACAGCACAATGGCACAGCCTATTTTGGAGACTTTGAGTAAAATCTCCGACGATATTCGTCCGCTAAAAACAATTATTTTATCTTGCATACGGATGTTATTGCGTAAGCAATAGCCGTAAATTTTATCTAAAGCATTGTGGCGTCCAATATCCATACGACTTAACACAATGCCATTGACATCACATAGTGCAGCATTATGCACACCACCCGTTTTCTTAAAAATGTCGGCACCATCCTGCATCGCATGCATTAAACGGAAGCAATCCTCAGTCGACATTTGCACCTGAACGTCTTCCATTTTTTTTGCTGCTAATGCATCATTCGTAAAAACAAATCCTTGTCGACTCATCCCACAGCAAGAGGTAATATAGCGTTTGTTTTGCGTCTGCTGATAATAAGGATTGACATGCTTTGTTTTAATATGCACAAAGCCTTCTTTTTCTTGGTGCCAAATTTCCTCAATATCCTCAAAGCTACGAATCACTCGTTCAGAAGCTAAATAGCCGATGACCATATCTTCTACATACTCTGGTGTACATACCATCGTGACAAATTCTTGCTGATTAATTTTTACGGTCACCGCGTATTCTGAGACGATTAAATCATCCATTTCTTTCACTTGCTGTCCTTCAACTCGCACAATTTTCCTTGTTATTGCTCGCTCCATAAGGCATCCCCTTTATTCACTGATATTCTTTTCAAAAACAAAGACGGAAATCGCAAAATCCTCTTCAATTTTAATATCTGAAAATAGGTGGAGTAGTTTGCTACCCATCAATTCTTCCATACCCTCTGGTGGTGATTGCGTATATAAATCCTGAATCATACTCGTCCTTGCAGCATGCACCATTTTTAACCCTTCTGGTGTACTGGCAATAAATTTTTCTGTCGGTGTGATATTACCGTATAAAGTAGATACAGCCATATTCTCGACAAAAACGGTATGAATACGTTCAGGTCCTTTACCAAATACTTCCTTGCGTAACTTTCGAATCATGTCATTAAATTCGTGTATTTTTTTAGACATAGCAACGATTCTCCCATCGTAATTAAACTTTTTTAGGTAAATGGTTATGAGGGTCACCCTTACAGTTTGTTAATGATATAGCAACTTTTAAAAAAATAAAAGAGAAAATACTTTTTGATAATAATTCTCATTTAATAAATTTTATGATAAATATTGTTCATTTTGAAGGAAAGAGCTATAATATTCATATCACAAATGGAATTGATTTATTTTGATCCCTATGTCACGATGTTGCATAGTGTTTTTAATATTTAAATTCTATTGTTATTAAAAAATAAAAGTAGATTGAGTTTTTAGCAAGGCCTGCTAAGAATTTTATCCACCATGAATCATTAGCATGTCTTGGACATGTTATTTCATGGTGGATTTTTTATTTTTTTAAAAACCGAGACATGGATAACTTGTTATGATCTAGCAATTTGCCTATTTTGAGGTAGCTTCAAGAACAATTGGGAATTACAATGATAACAAGACAATCTTTTCAAAAATAACCAACTCGATTTGTTATTCCCTTTTTGTCTTAAGCTGCAACATGTTGTCCGATTAGTCTCAAAGTGCAAAAGGAGGAAGTTATCTTGACTCAAATTAATATTAATGGCGTATCGTATGATGTAAAAGAAGGAGCTACAATCCTTGATACCATTAATCAGCATGACATTCCGCATCCACAGATCTGTCATGTGCCTGCTGTTGATCCAATCGAAACATGTGATACATGTATCGTGGAGGTGAACGGTCAATTAGTTCGTTCCTGCTCCACAAAGGCAGTAGACGGCATGAATGTTTTATTAACTTCTGACAAAGCAAAAGCAGCACAAACAGAAGCGATGGATCGTCTACTCGAAAATCATTTACTGTACTGTACAGTTTGTGATAATAACAATGGAAATTGTGCATTACACAACACGGCTGAAATGATGGAAATCGAGCATCAAAAATATCCTTACCAACCGAAAGTGGAACCTCATGAAGTGGACATGTCACACCCGTTTTATCGATATGACCCTAACCAATGTATCGCTTGTGGTCAATGTGTAGAGGTTTGTCAAAATTTACAGGTGAATGAAACATTATCCCTCGATTGGGAAGCCGAAAGACCACGCGTCATATGGGATACTGGCGTAGCAATTAATGATTCTTCCTGTGTAAGTTGCGGTCAATGTGTAACCGTTTGTCCATGTAATGCCTTAATGGAAAAATCCATGCTTGGAGAGGCTGGATTTATGACTGGTCTGAAACAGGATATGTTAGATCCAATGATCAGTTTAATTAAGGAAGTTGAACCGGGCTATAGCGGTATTTTTGCCGTTTCTGAAGTGGAAGCAGCTATGCGTAGTAAACGTACTAGAAAAACAAAAACAGTATGTACTTTCTGTGGTGTAGGTTGTTCATTCGAAGTTTGGACAAAAGACCGTAAAATTTTAAAAGTACAACCTTCCGAAGGTCCCGTTAACGCAATTTCTACTTGTGTCAAAGGGAAATTTGGTTGGGACTTCGTTAATTCTGAGGAACGAATTACTAAACCTCTTATTCGTAAAAATAATGAATTTGTTGAATCATCATGGGATGAGGCACTCGATTTAATTGCCACAAAGCTTGGTGGTATTCAGCAGCAATTTGGTCCTGGTTCTGTCGGCTTTATCTCATCTTCTAAAATTACAAATGAAGAGAATTACTTAATTCAAAAAATGGCACGTCAGTTATTTGGAACAAATGATGTCGATAATTGTTCCCGTTATTGTCAATCCCCTGCTACTGATGGTTTATTACGTACAGTAGGTTTAGGTGGTGACGCGGGTACGATCAAAGATATTGCCAAGGCTGGTCTTGTCATCATTGTTGGGGCTAACCCAGCTGAAGGACACCCTGTTTTAGCAACACGTGTGAAACGTGCACATAAATTACATGGTCAGAAATTAATTGTTGCGGATATTCGTAAACATGAAATGGCTGAGCGTTCTGACATCTTTATGCGTCCGAAGCAAGGTACTGACCAAGTTTGGTTAATGGCCGTTACCAAATATATCATTGACCAAGGTTGGCACGATGAAGCCTTTATTCAAGAAAACGTCCTTCATTATGATGATTTTAAACAAGTACTTGAAACATATACACTTGATTATGCGCAAGAAATGACGGGTATTAGTAAAGAAACATTGATCGAAGTGGCTGAAATGATTCGTGATGCAGATGGTACATGTGTGCTTTGGGGCATGGGTGTAACACAAAATACTGGTGGCTCTTATACATCCGCAGCGATTTCAAATTTACTTTTAGCAACTGGGAACTATCGTCGTCCAGGTGCGGGTGCCTACCCTCTTCGTGGTCATAACAATGTGCAAGGTGCCTGTGATATGGGTACACTACCAACTCTCTTGCCAGGTTATCAAAAGGTAACAGATGAGGCAGCGCGTGCAAAATTCGAAAAAGCTTACGGTGTCCCAATTCAGTCGCAACCAGGTCGAACTAATATGCAAATGTTAGATGCGATTATGGAAGGTAAAATGAAAGCCATGTATTTAGTGGGCGAAGATATGGCGCTTGTTGATTGTAATGCCAACCATGTAGATGAGGTGCTTTCACAACTAGACTTTTTTGTTGTCCAAGATTGTTTCCTATCACGTACAGCACAATATGCAGATGTGATTTTACCTGCTGCGCCTTCCCTTGAAAAAGAAGGTACATTCACGAATACAGAACGTCGTGTTCAACGCCTCTATCAAGTATTACCAACACTTGGTGAATCGAAAGCAGATTGGGAAATCTTGCAAGCGGTTGCTCGTCGTTTAGGAGCAGATTGGCATTATGATCATCCAAGTGACATCTTTGATGAAATGACCAGCCTGTCCCCCCTCTTCTCACAAGCTAACTATGATGTCTTAGAAGGCTGGGGTAGCTTCTGCTGGGGTAGCCATGATGGTAAAGATACACCTTTACTATATGAAGATGGTTTCAATTTCCCTGATAAAAAAGCTCGTTTTGCTTTAAATGATTGGGTGCAACCTGTGGAATATGAGGCACAGTACGATTGTCTTATTAATAATGGTCGTATGCTTGAACACTTCCATGAAGGAAATCTAACAAATAAATCAAAAGGTATTCAATCGAAAGTACCTGATATTTTCGTTGAAGTATCACCGGAACTGGCGAAGGAACGAGGTATTGCAGATGGAGCCTTACTTCGTTTAGTATCTCCTTATGGTGCATTAAAGCTAAATGCTCTTGTCACAGATCGCGTGCAAGGAAACGAATTATTTTTACCGATGAACTCCGTTAATAAAGATTCAGCTATCAACTTCTTAACGGGCCCTGCAGCAGATGTGAATACATCAACACCAGCTTATAAACAAACAAAAGTACGAGTTGAAGTGCTAAAAGCAAAAGGAAAATCACCACTTCCTCGTACGAACCCACGCTATAAAAAACGTCATCCTCAAAATGGTGTTGAGGTTCATCGGAAATGGAATCGTCCTGGCTACGTTCACTTAACAACTATTAACGAAAGAGAGTGAGAGCATGGCTGTACCTATTACAAGCATTAAAAAACAACAATTGACGGAAGAACAACTAAAGGAACAAAAATTAGACAATCTAAAAGAACTGCTTTCTGATAATGAAGAAGCCGTTAATCAAGTGTTTAGTATTATGGCTGAATTGAATGATATAGGTGCACTAGAAGCAGCAATGAAGCTACTAGAAGCGAAAGAGAATGTGGCCCATATTGCACTTGGACAATTAACTCGTAAGCCTGTAACCAATATTATTAATAATTTAATGGGCGTTGCAGGAGCATTGACGGAGCTCAATCCAGAAACAACGACTAAGCTAATTGACGGCTTAAATTCAGGTGTAGATGAAGCGAGCAAAGCACTTGAATCCAATGAAAAAGTAAGTGCCTTTAAGCTTATGAAAATGTTAAATGATCCAGATGTCAATCGTGCGCTCAATTTTGGAGTCCATTTCTTAAAGGGACTTGGCAAAGGCTTAAAAGAATAAGGTGGTTCCGACATGTTAGTAAAAGAAGATGTTATCAACGCATTACAACAAGTAGAAGATCCAGAGCTTCATCAGAGTATCGTCAAATTGAATATGGTGCGTAATATTCAAATAAACGGCACCCATCTATCGCTGGATATTATTTTAACCATTCCAGGTTGTCCTTTAAAAGCGAAGATCCAGCATGATGTGGAAAAAGCATTACAAGCGATTGGTGCCTCCAGTGTTGCCATTACCTTTGGGGCTATGACAGATCAGGAACGTCGCACATTAACTGCGTCTCTACAAGCGAAAAATGTGACAGAGCAAGGAATGCCGAATATGCTACTGCTTAATTCTGGTGTGCAATTCATTGCCATCACAAGTGGTAAGGGCGGTGTTGGGAAATCGACTGTGACCATTAATTTAGCAGTCGCCCTTGCCCGTCTCGGCAAACGGGTAGGAATACTTGATGCGGATATCTATGGCTTTAGTATTCCTGCTATGATGAATATTGACCAAAAACCTACTATGCTTGACCAAACAGCTATTCCAGTAGAAAGTCATGGGGTTAAATTAATGTCGATGGGCTTTTTTACCAATGACAACCAGCCTGTTATGTGGCGTGGCCCCATGCTCAACAAATGGATTCGCAATTTCCTTGTCAACACATTATGGGGAGACTTGGACTATCTTCTGATAGATTTACCACCAGGGACAGGCGATGTGGCCATTGATATGGCAGCCATGATTCCTCAGGCACAGGAAATCATTGTAACAACACCACATCTTGCTGCTTCTCACGTCGCATCCCGTGCAGGCTTGATGGCTCAACATACGAAACATACTATTCTTGGTGTTGTTGAAAACATGGCTTATTTTGAAGGAGCAGATGGTCAAAAAAACTATCTGTTTGGACAAGGTGGAGCCGATCAGTTAGCAGATTTACTGCAAACACAAGTAA
Encoded proteins:
- a CDS encoding thiazole biosynthesis adenylyltransferase ThiF yields the protein MQNRYSRQQLFHPIGQTGQQSIQQKHVLIIGVGALGSASAEALVRAGIGKLTLIDRDYVEWSNLQRQQLYTELDAQEKMPKVIAAKTRLHSINSEIEINTAIMDACTESLLPLLEDVDVMVDATDNFDVRFLMNDLAQKSRIPWVYGSCVGSYGATYTIVPGKTPCLHCLLHVMPHTGMTCDTVGIISPTVQIVAAYQVAEVLKLLVGDEKALRKSYLTFDVWQNQHYEINVEKIRQADCPSCGNQPTYPYLSYENQTKLQILCGRDAVQIRPPKPIHYSFEQLANQLRPYGEIQVNPYLLSCQADDYRIVIFQDGRVVIHGIQNIEKAKSIYYRLLG
- the fdhD gene encoding formate dehydrogenase accessory sulfurtransferase FdhD, yielding MERAITRKIVRVEGQQVKEMDDLIVSEYAVTVKINQQEFVTMVCTPEYVEDMVIGYLASERVIRSFEDIEEIWHQEKEGFVHIKTKHVNPYYQQTQNKRYITSCCGMSRQGFVFTNDALAAKKMEDVQVQMSTEDCFRLMHAMQDGADIFKKTGGVHNAALCDVNGIVLSRMDIGRHNALDKIYGYCLRNNIRMQDKIIVFSGRISSEILLKVSKIGCAIVLSKSAPTELALQLAEQLGITTVGFIRQHSLNIYTHPHRILLPAQNVLKEGD
- a CDS encoding DUF1641 domain-containing protein, which encodes MAVPITSIKKQQLTEEQLKEQKLDNLKELLSDNEEAVNQVFSIMAELNDIGALEAAMKLLEAKENVAHIALGQLTRKPVTNIINNLMGVAGALTELNPETTTKLIDGLNSGVDEASKALESNEKVSAFKLMKMLNDPDVNRALNFGVHFLKGLGKGLKE
- the fdhF gene encoding formate dehydrogenase subunit alpha; the protein is MTQININGVSYDVKEGATILDTINQHDIPHPQICHVPAVDPIETCDTCIVEVNGQLVRSCSTKAVDGMNVLLTSDKAKAAQTEAMDRLLENHLLYCTVCDNNNGNCALHNTAEMMEIEHQKYPYQPKVEPHEVDMSHPFYRYDPNQCIACGQCVEVCQNLQVNETLSLDWEAERPRVIWDTGVAINDSSCVSCGQCVTVCPCNALMEKSMLGEAGFMTGLKQDMLDPMISLIKEVEPGYSGIFAVSEVEAAMRSKRTRKTKTVCTFCGVGCSFEVWTKDRKILKVQPSEGPVNAISTCVKGKFGWDFVNSEERITKPLIRKNNEFVESSWDEALDLIATKLGGIQQQFGPGSVGFISSSKITNEENYLIQKMARQLFGTNDVDNCSRYCQSPATDGLLRTVGLGGDAGTIKDIAKAGLVIIVGANPAEGHPVLATRVKRAHKLHGQKLIVADIRKHEMAERSDIFMRPKQGTDQVWLMAVTKYIIDQGWHDEAFIQENVLHYDDFKQVLETYTLDYAQEMTGISKETLIEVAEMIRDADGTCVLWGMGVTQNTGGSYTSAAISNLLLATGNYRRPGAGAYPLRGHNNVQGACDMGTLPTLLPGYQKVTDEAARAKFEKAYGVPIQSQPGRTNMQMLDAIMEGKMKAMYLVGEDMALVDCNANHVDEVLSQLDFFVVQDCFLSRTAQYADVILPAAPSLEKEGTFTNTERRVQRLYQVLPTLGESKADWEILQAVARRLGADWHYDHPSDIFDEMTSLSPLFSQANYDVLEGWGSFCWGSHDGKDTPLLYEDGFNFPDKKARFALNDWVQPVEYEAQYDCLINNGRMLEHFHEGNLTNKSKGIQSKVPDIFVEVSPELAKERGIADGALLRLVSPYGALKLNALVTDRVQGNELFLPMNSVNKDSAINFLTGPAADVNTSTPAYKQTKVRVEVLKAKGKSPLPRTNPRYKKRHPQNGVEVHRKWNRPGYVHLTTINERE
- the mobA gene encoding molybdenum cofactor guanylyltransferase — protein: MKIAGVVLAGGQSSRYGQPKMFELFAGQALYKHSLTALQKNRLDPIIIATNAHLQHQFGQENVQWIIEKQPHQGPLFALHSIMTAYPDVEWFFVVASDMPYMNANFIKKIVGLIDDAYDAIVPTQALRDQPLAALYRRTALPRAKQLTEQNKRSMKVLLEQIRVCYVPFDDNSPTFVNINAQQDWSQTTKKEFNDE
- the moaA gene encoding GTP 3',8-cyclase MoaA, whose product is MTNLQDQLHRPLRDLRISVTDRCNFRCRYCMPAEVFGPDYAFLPSDKILNFDEIERLVKIFVSLGVKKVRITGGEPLLRRDLPELIARIHHIEGVEDIALTTNGSLLKKYAQPLAQAGLSRVSVSLDSLDEERFFEMNGHRGKVLPVLEGIEKAAEAGLQVKINMVVQKGKNDQDIVTMAQFFKEKQHILRFIEYMDVGNSNGWRLDDVVSKKDIIEHIHQFSPLQPVAPNYRGEVATRFQYQDAQGEVGVISSVTDSFCSNCSRARLSAEGSLYTCLFATEGTDLRELLRSGQDDAAIIKCITNVWETRNDRYSDERNEQTMAKRKNSKIEMSHIGG
- the moaC gene encoding cyclic pyranopterin monophosphate synthase MoaC, which produces MNNFTHWNEEGRPKMVDISAKEITTRTAIARSTIILSDAVYEAIQQGGIKKGDPTQVAQIAGIMGAKKTADIIPMCHPIMLQGTDFQFDYEKAENGYELHIQATVKCSGKTGVEMEALTAVSIAALTFYDMCKAVDKTMVIKETYLVEKTGGKSGTFVHK
- a CDS encoding MogA/MoaB family molybdenum cofactor biosynthesis protein, producing the protein MHPTHQQQLIQVAVLTVSDTRTKADDHAGQRIQSLLQEATFEVVDYQLTKDEPLDIANHIKKWCSDHTINTIIVTGGTGFTPRDQTYDTILPLFEKEMMGFGELFRTLSYEEIGPKAMFSRATAGSRQQTAIYVLPGSTNAVTLAMMKLILPTVQHFVGELNRL
- a CDS encoding molybdopterin molybdotransferase MoeA → MEKRQPIPVAEAVHRVMDYAFPAKKELVPLTQAHGRFIAEAVRADHDVPAFDRSPYDGYAIRSIDSKEASSEHPVRFQVVGEIGAGYVYDEVVGHRQAVRIMTGAPIPQGCDAVVMLELTHTFEENQQMCMSIKRNFEAGTNISYKGEDVQQGAVLIEKGQYINPGVMALLATFGYEQVPVFRKTVIGVMATGSELLDPGEPLQPGKIRNSNAYMMMAQIERAGAEVKYFGKFSDDLELCIENVEKALQEVDMLITTGGVSVGDYDYLPAIYEAINAKVLFNKVAMRPGSVTTVAAREGQLLFGLSGNPSACYVGFELFVRPIIRTAYSNSQPHLRREQAILGKDFTKANPFTRFVRAHAYYEKGQLVAVPSGFDKSSAVSSLASANAFIVLPGGSRGYEKGMSVTVLLLEDLQGSEWPWDNIEKSYR
- a CDS encoding DUF2294 domain-containing protein; amino-acid sequence: MSKKIHEFNDMIRKLRKEVFGKGPERIHTVFVENMAVSTLYGNITPTEKFIASTPEGLKMVHAARTSMIQDLYTQSPPEGMEELMGSKLLHLFSDIKIEEDFAISVFVFEKNISE
- the mobB gene encoding molybdopterin-guanine dinucleotide biosynthesis protein B, which codes for MGQHRKILQIVGYQNSGKTTLMEQLIKRATTEGLRVGTIKHHGHGGVPMIEASKDSSRHELAGASVTAVEGEGTLRMSIQQNSWQLSQILALYASLPMDIILVEGYKNEHYPKVVLVRTAQDQALLQQVSQIICVLYWPSYPLDSSPTVPAFSIHEEAQYMEFLWKEMRRES